The following are encoded together in the Labrus mixtus chromosome 2, fLabMix1.1, whole genome shotgun sequence genome:
- the cdk2ap2 gene encoding cyclin-dependent kinase 2-associated protein 2 — translation MSYKPIAPAPSGSNHTPPGSSVPSPSLPSSSNFRPAFSDFGPPSMGFVQPVKVSQGSTYSELLSVIEEMSREIRPTYAGSKSAMERLKRGIIHARALVRECLAETERSART, via the exons ATGAGCTACAAACCCATTGCTCCTGCGCCTTCTGGCTCCAACCATACACCTCCAG GCTCTTCTGTGCCGTCTCCATCTCTACCCTCATCTTCAAACTTTCGGCCGGCTTTCAGCGACTTCGGTCCGCCCTCCATGGGCTTTGTTCAG CCTGTCAAAGTGTCTCAAGGGTCCACCTACAgtgagctcctctctgtcattgaggagatGAGCCGCGAGATCAGGCCAACATACGCAGGGAGTAAGAGCGCCATGGAGAGGCTAAAGAGAG GTATAATCCACGCTCGTGCACTGGTCAGGGAGTGTCTggcagagacggagagaagCGCCCGCACATAA